The Dreissena polymorpha isolate Duluth1 chromosome 2, UMN_Dpol_1.0, whole genome shotgun sequence nucleotide sequence aagtgtcatcccagattagcctgtgcagtccgcacaggctaatcagggacgacactctccgcttttatggtaatttttgtttaaaggaagtcccttcttactgaaagtgtcggactgcacaggctaatctgggacgacactacgcacatgcattatgcccagttttctcagaacgcgacacaatgtTCGCTGATAATCCAGGCATCTCCAAACCCGGACGCGTCCCGGTAGTGCAGAGTAAGATGAAACCAGATGATGCACAATCTGCTAATCATCAATTAATGCAGAGTTACGAAATGAATCGATTGAATATTTCCGAACCTCTGTCTGGCCGAGTAACGAAACTGCTACACAAGTATCGGTTGGATCGTCCATCTGTAAGTAGACATTTTAGTTATTAATCCGTAATTATGCCTGTCAGTGTGCAAAAAAGTGAaataactttttagctcacctgattgctcaggtgagcttttgtgacgggtctttgtccgtcgtctgtatgtccgtctgtccacatttgttcgtaaacacactagaggccacatatattgtccgatcttcatgaaacttggtcagaagcttcgtcccaatgaaatcttggtcgagttcgaaactgggtcgtgccgggttaaaaactaggtcactacgtcaaaaaacacaaaaaaaaacttgtaaacactgtagaagtcacattgaatgcccaatcttcatgtaactttgtcaaaatgtttgtcttaatgatatgttggttgagtttaaaagtggttccggtacgttgaaaaacatggccaccagtgggcggggcagttttccttatttggctatagagaaaccttgtaaacactagaagtcacaatgtttgcccaatcatcatgacagttagtcaaaacattggttttatttaattTCTCGGACGATTTCAGAAATGGTCCAGATCcgtgtaaaaacatggccgccagttggcggggcatttttctctatatgtatatagtgaaaacatgtgaactctctagaagtcacatttttggtccaatcttcatgaaattttgtcggAACTTTTGTTtactagatacgtgagttaagtttgaaaatggttccggtccgttgaaaaccatggttgccaagggggcggggcagttttccttatatttatatagtaaaaaggcttgtaaacaatcatgaattaaggtcatgtaacatgcgagacaactcttctaaatattgcatttaagtttacaatagttactcccctttgactattaatgttttcataataatacagtgtagttgtgtgtatcatttctgtgttaattgttattcgaggtttgatgttgttgttttagctcacctgattgctaaggtgagcttttgtgaccggtctttatccgtcgtccgtccggtaacatttgttcgtaaacactctttAGGGCACatttttttccgatcttcatgaaacttggtcagaagctttgtcccaatgatatctctgtCGAgctcgaaactgggtcatgccgggtcaaaaactaggtcactaggtcaaaaaaagaaaaaccttgtaaacactgtagaagtcacatttcatgcccaatcttcatgaaactttgtcaaaatgtttgtcttaatgatatgttggttaagttcaaaagtggttctgggcccgtattcaccaaccgattcttagacttaagaataaagaatagacttagaaccaagaaaattgtgttcagtgtttgaatatatacaggcctccactggtgattatgtcattaacaaaatgttctatataaagattaatatagatagagatgtttactgcagagtttgactcaaaattaaagaaattcttgaattttctaatttaaagaattttctttattcttagacttaagtctaagaattgtttggtgaatacgggccctggtctgttgaaaaacatggccgccagtgggcggggcattttctcttatttggctatagagataccttgtaaacactctagaggccactttttttccgatcttcatttaaatacttggtcagaagatttgtcccaatgatatctcgatggagttggaaactgggtcatgttgggtcattCTGCTggcctctaatataaaactttaacaaaaaccttaacattgcctctaaaatataagtgcttccacctacaactttgaaacttcatatgtagatgcaccttgatgagttctacacgacacacccattttgggtcactaggtcaaaggtcaaggtcactgtgacctctaaaaaaaaatctgacacgcttttgcagccgagcgtggcatccgttatgcgttgctcttgttttcattgattttgtAGCTGGGGTTTGAGTTTATAACGCAAGGGTTCAAGTTCCAAGCTTTTAATACTATAAAGTATAAATGATGGTCTGAAACATTAATAAGAATCATGCTACTATTaacaaatgacaattataataacaatttaaataattcattgtaatacataataatatgcaatacaatacaattacaattcaagaaaatacaattatataaacatattataatgCACTCACCAGTGACCTCAAGACTTACTGTAGAAAGTGGCAATTGGAAAAAGCCAACTACCTCTTACAAAGTTTTACAAACAAGTGACCACATGTTGAGTTATGATTTACAATTATATAGATGAGCATGAAATCATCTCACAATAAAAGCATGCACTGTTAGGATATTAAGCTCACTCATGCATCACAAAGTATCCATCACACTGAACTTCTCTCAGTCTTGATTGGGTTAGTATTGTTAAaaggattagtgtcagagtgaataccctgttacagtTGATTTTAGCATAATACACCAGAACATTGGCATAATCACCGCGAATGTAGGCTGTAACACTTGTTCAGTGTTGGAAGATTTGAACTATCATACCggtatttttatacaaaacaaatgcacatgttgacCCAGTTGAAATTACGCAATGGTGGTCAATTCTATCAATAAAAgccttatgttgataacacagtatggCTTTCATAGGCCACTCCGGAGATACCACGAATCATTGCAAGCTTTTTTATAGCGGAAAGACAGACGCCAGTGAGCAGGCTTGGCTTGAGCTGCGCTGGCCAaatatgccataagaccaatgTTCGCACGATGCGGACGTAACAGTGTTATTTCACTAAGTACTATAATGAGTTATATACCGACAGTTATAAACactgaaataatttcatgaaacAGAagcaatcataattattttgatcCAGTTGTTGAAGAAATTGTATACAGTATATAACACTTTGTATATTATGATAAACATAGACAGATTTTTATcgctgtttttgttttcttttacagTTCAAAGTGCCCTGTTTGCACAGTTTCATGGCCGTTTCTGAAAATGAATCAACGGATGAAGGCGACTTCTCGGAGGTATTGATGAAGGTAATGTGTTTGCTTGTGAATTTATTACATGTCAAATGCATGCATTGTGCTTATGTTTCTTTGATGTTATTTGAGAAGTTCTCGTGTTAAGAAATGCTTTGTATCATGTAGCTTAACATCATGTGTCCGTTTAGGATGCTTAAAGGGTGATGGTGCAGTCTTCCATGGTCATATTCAGCTTTTTAATTGTCTAACATTCGCGCTTTTCAATATAACAGGAAGGATTGCTTTGCATACAGAGTGGACAAAACGTTTCAAATGCGTTGGGTACATCTAATCACAACATGAAAACCTCTGGCATAGCGCGGTCGTCCAGCTCTATGCCAGTCAAAGATGGGACACGCAGTTATACAACTACCGGAAGATCTTTGTTGAATCCTTATGTCTACATTGAAAACATTGACTACATGTTAATGGTTACCAAACAACAGTCAAACCGTGCTGCTTGTAAGAAGATAGAAAACTCCCACCGTTACAAAGGTAATTTAAATGCCCATCTAAATGAAAGTGCATCAACTGGCGACGTTTCTAGACGCACCAAACAAGCACCTAACTGTCAGTTAAATAACCACACAGACGCACCAAACAAAACGTCGGCCATGCACAGGTCAATTATAGCCTCTGACATAACCACCAACACTGTGAAATGTTGTAGGCGGAACCGCTGCAACGTCTGCGCAGGTTGCAAGACCGCCAGGTGCGGTAAATCTAGGTTCTGTCTAGATTCTCACACAAACGGTGGTCCCGGCATCCTGGAGAAGACGTGCATCATGAAACGTTGTTTGAATCGGCAAAAGAAATATCACACAGAAACACACACATTTTCCTGCTCTTTAGACATCCACGTCAACTGTTATAACAAaatgagcattgttctgagaaaagtgggcttcatgcatgtgcgtaaagtgtcatcccagtttagcctgtgcagactgcacaggccaaaaagggacgacactttccgcttttatggtatttttcgtttaaaggaagtcccttcttaccgaaagtgtcggactgcacaggctaatctgggacgacactaagcacatgcattatgcccagttttctcagaacgcgacacaatatTCGCTGATAATACAGGCATCTCCAAACCCGGACGCGTCCCGGTAGTGCAGAGTAAGATGAAACCAGATGATGCACAATCTGCTAATCATCAATTAATGCAGAGTTCCGACATGAATCGATTGAATATTTCCAAACCTCTGTCAGGCCAAGTAACGACACTGCTACACACGTATCGGTTGGATCGTCCATCTGTAAGTAGAAATTTTAGTTATTAATCCGTAATTATGCCTGTCAGTGTGCAAAAAAGTGAaataactttttagctcacctgattgctcaggttagcttttgtgaccggtctttgtccgtcgtctgtccgtccgtccacatttgttcgtaaacacactagaggccacatatattgtccgatcttcatgaaacttggtcagaagcttcgtcccaatgaaatctcggtcgagttcaaaactgggtcgtgccgggttaaaaactaggtcactaggtaaaaaaacacaaacaaacttgtaatcactgtagaagtcacattgaatgcccaatcttcatgtaactttgtcaaaatgtttgtcttaatgatatgttggttgagttgaaaagtggttccggtacgttgaaaaacatgggcccgtattcaccaaacaattcttagacttaagtctaagaataaagaaaaaaatttaaattaaaaaattcaagaatttctttaattttgagtcaaactctgcagtaaacatctctatctatattaatctttatatagaacattttgttaatgacataatcaccagtggaggcctgtatatattaaaacactgaacacatttttcttggttctaagtctattctttattcttaagtctaagaatcggttggtgaatacgggccatggccaccagtgggcggggcagttttccttatttggctatagagaaaccttgtaaacactagaagtcacaatgtttgcccaatcatcatgacagttggtcaaaacattggttttatttaatttctcggacgatttcaaaaatggtccagatccgtgtaaaaacatggccgccagtgggcggggcatttttctctatatgtatatagtgaaaacatgtgaactctctagaagtcacatttttggtccaatcttcatgaaattttgtcggAACTTTTGTTtactagatacgtgagttaagtttgaaaatggttcctgtccgttgaaaaccatggttgccaagggggcggggcagttttccttatatttatatagtaaaaaggcttgtaaacaatcatgaattaaggtcatgtaacatgcgagacaactcttctaaatattgcatttaagtttacaatagttactcccctttgactattaatgttttcataataatacagtgtagttgtgtgtatcatttctgttttaattgttattcgaggtttgatgttgttgttttagctcacctgattgctaaggtgagcttttgtgaccggtctttatccgtcgtccgtccggtaacatttgttcgtaaacactctttAGGGCACattttttccgatcttcatgaaacttggtcagaagctttgtcccaatgatatctctgtCGAgctcgaaactgggtcatgccgggtcaaaaactaggtcactaggtcaaaaaaaaaaaaaaccttgttaacactgtagaagtcacatttcatgcctaatcttcatgaaactttgtcaaaatgtttgtcttaatgatatgttggttgagttcaaaagtggttctgggcccgtattcaccaaccgattcttagacttaagaataaagaatagacttagaaccaagaaaattgtgttcagtgtttgaatatatacaggcctccactggtgattatgtcattaacaaaatgttctatataaagattaatatagatagagatgtttactgcagagtttgactcaaaattaaagaaattcttgaattttttaatttaaagaattttctttattcttagacttaagtctaagaattgtttggtgaatacgggccctggtctgttgaaaaacatggccgccagtgggcggggcagttttccttatttggctatagagataccttgtaaacactctagaggccacttttttttccgatcttcatttaaatacttggtcagaagatttgtcccaatgatatctcgatggagttggaaactgggtcatgttgggtcattCTGCTggcctctaatataaaactttaacaaaaaccttaacattgcctctaaaatataagtgcttccacctacaactttgaaacttcatatgtagatgcaccttgatgagttctacacgacacacccattttgggtcactaggtcaaaggtcaaggtcactgtgacctctaaaaaaaatcggacacgcttttgcagccgagcgtggcatccgttatgcgttgctcttgttttcATTGGTTTTGTAGCTGGGGTTTGAGTTTATAACGCAAGGGTTTCAAGTTCCAAGCTTTTAATACTATAAAGTATAAATGATGGTCTGAAACATTAATAAGAATCATGTTACTATTaacaaatgacaattataataacaatttaaataattcattgtaatacataataatatgcaatacaatacaattacaattcaagaaaatacaattatataaacatattataatgCACTCACCAGTGACCTCAAGACTTATCGTAGAAAGTGGCAATTAGAAAAAGCCAACTACctcttacaaggttttacaaacaagTGACCACATGTTGAGTTATGATTTACAATTATATAGATGAGCATGAAATCATCTCACAATAAAAGCATGCACTGTTAGGATATTAAGCTCACTCATACATCACAAAGTATCTCTCACACTGAACTTCTCTCAGTCTTGATTGGGTTAGTATTGTTAAaaggattagtgtcagagtgaataccctgttacagtTGATTTTAGCATAAAACACCAGAACATTGGCATAATCACCGCGAATGTAGGCTGTAACACTTGTTCAGTGTTGGAAGATTTGAACTATCATACCggtatttttatacaaaacaaatgcacatgttgacCCAGTTGAAATTACGCAATGCCGGTCAATTCCATCAATAAAAgccttatgttgataacacagtatggCTTTCATAGGCCACTCCGGAGATACCACGAATCATTGCAAGCTTTTTTATAGCGTAAAGACAGACGCAAGTGCGCAGGCTTGGCTTGAGCTGCGCTGGCCAaatatgccataagaccaatgTTCGCACGATGCGGACGTAACAGTGTTATTTAACTAAGTACTATAACGAGTTATATACCGACAGTTATAAACactgaaataatttcatgaaacagaagcaaacataattattttgatccAGTTGTTGAAgaaattgtatacattatataacACTTTGTATATTATGATAAACATAGACAGATTTTTATcgctgtttttgttttcttttacagTTCAAAATGCCCTGTTTGCACAGTTTCATGGCCGTTTCTGAAAACGAATCAACGGATGAAGGCGACTTCTCGGAGGTATTGATGAAGGTAATGTGTTTGCTTGTGAATTTATTACATGTCAAATGCATGCATTGTGCTTATGTTTCTTTGATGTTATTTGAGAAGTTCTCGTGTTAAGAAATGCTTTGTATCATGTAGCTTAACATCATGTGTCCGTTTAGGATGCTTAAAGGGTGATGGTGCAGTCTTCCATGGTCATATTCAGCTTTTTAATTGTCTAATGTTTGCGCTTTTCAATATAACAGGAAGGATTGCTTTGCATACAGAGTGGACAAAACGTTTCAAATGCGTTGGGTACATCTAATCACAACATGAAAACCTCTGGCAAAGCGCGGTCGTCCAGCTCTATGCCAGTCAAAGATGGGACACGCAGTTATACAACTACCGGAAGATCTTTGTTGAATCCTTATGTCTACATTGAAAACATTGACCACATGTTAATGGTTACCAAACAACAGTCAAACCGTGCTGCTTGTAAGAAGATAGAAAACTCCCACCGTTACAAAGGTAATTTAAATGCCCATCTAAATGAAAGTGCATCAACTGGCGACGTTTCTAGACGCACCAAACAAGCACCTAACTGTCAGTTAAATAACCACACAGACGCACCAAACAAAACGTCGGCCATGCACAGGTCAATAATAGCCTCTGACATAACCACCAACACTGTGAAATGTTGTAGGCGGAACCGCTGCAACGTCTGCGCAGGTTGCAAGACCGCCAGGTGCGGTAAATCTAGGTTCTGTCTAGATTCTCACACAAACGGTGGTCCCGGCATCCTGGAGAAGACGTGCATCATGAAACGTTGTTTGAATCGGCAAAAGAAATATCACACAGAAACACACACATTTTCTTGCTCTTTAGACATCCACGTCAACGGTTATAACAAaatgagcattgttctgagaaaagtgggcttcatgcatgtgcgtaaagtgtcatcccagtttagcctgtgcagtctgcacaggccaaaaagggacgacactttccgcttttatggtatttttcgtttaaaggaagtcccttcttaccgaaagtgtcggactgcacaggctaatctgggacgacactaagcacatgcattatgcccacttttctcagaacgcgacgcaATATTCGCTGATAATACAGGCATCTCCAAACCCGGACGCGTCCCGGTAGTGCAGAGTAAGATGAAACCAGTAATGCACAATCTGCTAATCATCAATTAATGCAGAGTTCCGACATGAATCGATTGAATATTTCCAAACCTCTGTCAGGCCAAGTAACGACACTGCTACACAAGTATCGGTTGGATCGTCCATCTGTAAGTAGACATTTTAGTTATTAATCCGTAATTATGCCTGTCAGTGTGCAAAAAAGTGAaataactttttagctcacctgattgctcaggttagcttttgtgaccggtctttgtccgtcgtctgtccgtccgtccacatttgttcgtaaacacactagaggccacatatattgtccgatcttcatgaaaattggtcagaagcttcgtcccaatgaaatctcggtcgagttcgaaactgggtcaaaaactaggtcactacgtcaaaaaaagagaaaccttgtaaacactgtagaagtcacatttcatgctcaatcttcatgaaactttgtcaaaatgtttttcttaatgatattttgattgagttcaaaagtggttctgggcccgtattcaccaaccgattcttagacttaagaataaagaatagacttagaaccaagaaaaatgtgttcagtgtttgaatatatacaggcctccactggtgattatgtcattaacaaaatgttctatataaagattaatatagatagagatgtttactgcagagtttgactcaaaattaaagaaattctagaattttttaatttaaagaattttctttattcttagacttaagtctaagaattgtttggtgaatacgggccctggtctgttgaaaaacatggccgccagtgggcggggcagttttccttatttggctatagagataccttgtaaacactctagaggccacttttttccgatcttcatttaaatacttggtcagaagatttgtcccaatgatatctcgatggagttggaaactgggtcatgttgggtcattCTGCTggcctctaatataaaactttaacaaaaaccttaacattgcctctaaaatataagtgcttccacctacaactttgaaacttcatatgtagatgcaccttgatgagttctacacgacacacccattttgggtcactaggtcaaaggtcaaggtcactgtgacctctaaaaaaaatctgacacgcttttgcagctgagcgtggcatccgttatgcgttgctcttgttttcATTGGTTTTGTAGCTGGGGTTTGAGTTTATAACGCAAGGGTTTCAAGTTCCAAGCTTTTAATACTATAAAGTATAAATGATGGTCTGAAACATTAATAAGAATCATGTTACTATTaacaaatgacaattataataacaatttaaataattcattgttatacataataatatgcaatacaatacaattacgattcaagaaaatacaattatataaacatattataatgCACTCACCAGTGACCTCAAGACTTATTGTAGAAAGTGGCAATTGGAAAAAGCCAACTACCTCTtacaatgttttacaaacaagtgACCACATGTTGAGTTATGATTTACAATTATATAGATGAGCATGAAATCATCTCACAATAAAAGCATGCACTGTTAGGATATTAAGCTCACTCATACATCACAAAGTATCTCTCACACTGAACTTCTCTCAGTCTTGATTGGGTTAGTATTGTTAAaaggattagtgtcagagtgaataccctgttacagtTGATTTTAGCATAATACACCAGAACATTGGCATAATCACCGCGAATGTAGGCTGTAACACTTGTTCAGTGTTGGAAGATTTGAACTATCATACCggtatttttatacaaaacaaatgcacatgttgacCCAGTTGAAATTACGCAATGCCGGTCAATTCCATCAATAAAAgccttatgttgataacacagtatggCTTTCATAGGCCAATCCGGAGATACCACGAAACATTGCAAGCTTTTTTATAGCGGAAAGACAGACGCAAGTGCGCAGGCTTGGCTTGAGCTGCGCTGGCCAAATATGCCATAAGGCCAATGTTCGCACGATGCGGACGTAACAGTGTTATTTAACTAAGTACTATAACGAGTTATATACCGACAGTTATAAACACGGAAATAATTTCATGAAACAGAagcaatcataattattttgatcCAGTTGTTGAAgaaattgtatacattatataacACTTTGTATATTATGATAAACATAGACAGATTTTTATcgctgtttttgttttcttttacagTTCAAAATGCCCTGTTTGCACAGTTTCATGGCCGTTTCTGAAAACGAATCAACGGATAAAGGCGACTTCTCGGAGGTATTGATGAAGGTAATGTGTTTGCTTGTGAATTTATTACATGTCAAATGCATGCATTGTGCTTATGTTTCTTTGATGTTTTTTGAGAAGTTCTCGTGTTAAGAAATGCTTTGTATCATGTAGCTTAACATCATGTGTCCGTTTAGGATGCTTAAAGGGTGATGGTGCAGTCTTCCATGGTCATATTCAGCTTTTTAATTGTCTAATATTTGCGCTTTTCAATATAACAGGAAGGATTGCTTTGCATACAGAGTGGACAAAACGTTTCAAATGCGTTGGGTACATCTAATCACAACATGAAAACCTCTGGCATAGCGCGGTCGTCCAGCTCTATGCCAGTCAAAGATGGGACACGCAGTTATACAACTACCGGAAGATCTTTGTTAGTCCTTATGTCTACATTGAAAACATTGACTACATGTTAATGGTTACCAAACAACAGTCAAACCGTGCTGCTTGTAAGAAGATAGAAAACTCCCAACGTTACAAAGGTAATTTAAATGCCCATCTAAATGAAAGTGCATCAACTGGCGACGTTTCTAGACGCACCAAACAAGCACCTAACTGTCAGTTAAATAACCACACAGACGCGCCAAACAAAACGTCGGCCATGCACAGGTCAATAATAGCCTCTGACATAACCACCAACACTGTGAAATGTTGTAGGCGGAACCGCTGCAACGTCTGCGCAGGTTGCAAGACCGCCAGGTGCGGTAAATCTAGGTTCTGTCTAGATTCTCACACAAACGGTGGTCCCGGCATCCTGGAGAAGACGTGCATCATGAAACGTTGTTTGAATCGGCAAAAGAAATATCACACAGAAACACACACATTTTCTTGCTCTTTAGACATCCACGTCAACGGTTATAACAAaatgagcattgttctgagaaaagtgggcttcatgcatgtgcgtaaagtgtcatcccagtttagcctgtgcagtctgcacaggccaaaaagggacgacactttccgcttttatggtatttttcgtttaaaggaagtcccttcttaccgaaagtgtcggactgcacaggctaatcttggacgaaactaagcacatgcattatgcccagttttctcataacgcgacacAATATTCGCTGATAATACAGGCATCTCCAAATCCGGACGCGTCCCGGTAGTGCAGAGTAAGATGAAACCAGATGATGCACAATCTGCTAATCATCAATTAATGCAGAGTTCCGACATGAATCGATTGAAAATTTCCAAACCTCTGTCAGGGCAAGTAACGACACTGCTACACAAGTATCGGTTGGATCGTCCATCTGTAAGTAGACATTTTAGTTATTAATCCGTAATTATGCCTATAAGTGTGCAAAAAAGTGAaataactttttagctcacctgattgctcaggttagcttttgtgaccggtctttgtccgtcgtctgtccgt carries:
- the LOC127865901 gene encoding uncharacterized protein LOC127865901 isoform X1, with product MSHSPEMPLDNVGISTPEDIEQNPVGNLSTDGLSCIYTTGGLSENGASVRNTFGGKRIDKVYHKRSRHKVERSRNRGCRSTPNIRKNRAPALKLPKKKFKMPCWHSFMAVSENKSTDEGDFLKVLMKEGLLCIQSGQNVSNALGTSNHNMKTSGKARSSSSMPVKDGTHSYTTTGRSLLNPYVYVENIDQMLMVTKQQSNRAACKKIENSHRNKGISKPGRVPVVQSKMKPDDAQSANHQLMQSYEMNRLNISEPLSGRVTKLLHKYRLDRPSFKVPCLHSFMAVSENESTDEGDFSEVLMKEGLLCIQSGQNVSNALGTSNHNMKTSGIARSSSSMPVKDGTRSYTTTGRSLLNPYVYIENIDYMLMVTKQQSNRAACKKIENSHRYKGISKPGRVPVVQSKMKPDDAQSANHQLMQSSDMNRLNISKPLSGQVTTLLHTYRLDRPSFKMPCLHSFMAVSENESTDEGDFSEVLMKEGLLCIQSGQNVSNALGTSNHNMKTSGKARSSSSMPVKDGTRSYTTTGRSLLNPYVYIENIDHMLMVTKQQSNRAACKKIENSHRYKGNLNAHLNESASTGDVSRRTKQAPNCQLNNHTDAPNKTSAMHRSIIASDITTNTVKCCRRNRCNVCAGCKTARCGKSRFCLDSHTNGGPGILEKTCIMKRCLNRQKKYHTETHTFSCSLDIHVNGYNKMSIVLRKVGFMHVRKVSSQFSLCSLHRPKRDDTFRFYGIFRLKEVPSYRKCRTAQANLGRH
- the LOC127865901 gene encoding uncharacterized protein LOC127865901 isoform X5, with protein sequence MPCWHSFMAVSENKSTDEGDFLKVLMKEGLLCIQSGQNVSNALGTSNHNMKTSGKARSSSSMPVKDGTHSYTTTGRSLLNPYVYVENIDQMLMVTKQQSNRAACKKIENSHRNKGISKPGRVPVVQSKMKPDDAQSANHQLMQSYEMNRLNISEPLSGRVTKLLHKYRLDRPSFKVPCLHSFMAVSENESTDEGDFSEVLMKEGLLCIQSGQNVSNALGTSNHNMKTSGIARSSSSMPVKDGTRSYTTTGRSLLNPYVYIENIDYMLMVTKQQSNRAACKKIENSHRYKGISKPGRVPVVQSKMKPDDAQSANHQLMQSSDMNRLNISKPLSGQVTTLLHTYRLDRPSFKMPCLHSFMAVSENESTDEGDFSEVLMKEGLLCIQSGQNVSNALGTSNHNMKTSGKARSSSSMPVKDGTRSYTTTGRSLLNPYVYIENIDHMLMVTKQQSNRAACKKIENSHRYKGNLNAHLNESASTGDVSRRTKQAPNCQLNNHTDAPNKTSAMHRSIIASDITTNTVKCCRRNRCNVCAGCKTARCGKSRFCLDSHTNGGPGILEKTCIMKRCLNRQKKYHTETHTFSCSLDIHVNGYNKMSIVLRKVGFMHVRKVSSQFSLCSLHRPKRDDTFRFYGIFRLKEVPSYRKCRTAQANLGRH
- the LOC127865901 gene encoding uncharacterized protein LOC127865901 isoform X2, with the translated sequence MSHSPEMPLDNVGISTPEDIEQNPVGNLSTDGLSCIYTTGGLSENGASVRNTFGGKRIDKVYHKRSRHKVERSRNRGCRSTPNIRKNRAPALKLPKKKFKMPCWHSFMAVSENKSTDEGDFLKVLMKEGLLCIQSGQNVSNALGTSNHNMKTSGKARSSSSMPVKDGTHSYTTTGRSLLNPYVYVENIDQMLMVTKQQSNRAACKKIENSHRNKGISKPGRVPVVQSKMKPDDAQSANHQLMQSYEMNRLNISEPLSGRVTKLLHKYRLDRPSFKVPCLHSFMAVSENESTDEGDFSEVLMKEGLLCIQSGQNVSNALGTSNHNMKTSGIARSSSSMPVKDGTRSYTTTGRSLLNPYVYIENIDYMLMVTKQQSNRAACKKIENSHRYKGISKPGRVPVVQSKMKPDDAQSANHQLMQSSDMNRLNISKPLSGQVTTLLHTYRLDRPSFKMPCLHSFMAVSENESTDEGDFSEVLMKEGLLCIQSGQNVSNALGTSNHNMKTSGKARSSSSMPVKDGTRSYTTTGRSLLNPYVYIENIDHMLMVTKQQSNRAACKKIENSHRYKGISKSGRVPVVQSKMKPDDAQSANHQLMQSSDMNRLKISKPLSGQVTTLLHKYRLDRPSDSVVESAVDDLAQSLKCLKIFYCRNSRVFPCQICIVTSCRRAQCDLNPAEDFSSAINPQLIAECDKIRTVSKQTQSQSDGAKMISDSQPARRRSMSRNVIDHPNEARDRLVRELWHKTTPDLQSESPT